A genomic segment from Flavobacteriales bacterium encodes:
- a CDS encoding LptF/LptG family permease, with amino-acid sequence MKKLHKLVLGSYMGPFVMTFFISLFVLLMQFLWKYIDDLVGKGLEWIVIAELMFYASASLVSLALPLSVLISSIMTMGSLGEHYELVSLRSAGISIGRVMYPLIVFSIFISGLAFYFSNNLLPIANLKMGTLLYDIRHKKPTMDLRPGIFYKGIDNYSIRVGSKGKNEKSLYDVLIYDHTENKGNNKVILADSGRMEFEGDRYLLLTLFSGKSYEQQDNRSRNEITYPHMRNEFQKEVIRFDMSEFSMRRSNEEIFKDNYKMQSLGQLTENIDTLKQNLVERKVNFYTNIKRNFKYIQTDSVAVSSKVKPYNSALSMFNQAQHVRIVEAALNMARSTRSYAHSAKEDIEARTTRVNRYWIEVHRKFTLSIACLILFFIGAPLGAIIRKGGLGLPTVFAIVFFLIYYLLSITGEKFAKEGMWTVFEGMWLSSFVLLPVGLFLTYKATTDSKIFEWESYIKPFKTAFAALSRKINPSENTSGLS; translated from the coding sequence TTGAAGAAACTGCACAAATTGGTCTTGGGGTCTTACATGGGGCCGTTCGTCATGACCTTTTTCATTTCGCTGTTCGTTCTTCTCATGCAATTCCTTTGGAAATACATTGACGACCTGGTAGGAAAAGGTCTTGAATGGATTGTGATTGCGGAGTTGATGTTCTACGCTTCGGCCAGTTTGGTTTCCTTAGCGCTTCCTTTGTCTGTGCTCATTTCGTCCATCATGACGATGGGCTCTTTGGGCGAGCATTACGAATTGGTCTCTCTTCGTTCTGCTGGAATTTCCATTGGACGAGTGATGTATCCGCTCATCGTATTCTCCATTTTCATCAGTGGCTTGGCTTTCTATTTCTCAAATAATCTTTTGCCCATTGCCAACCTCAAAATGGGCACGCTGCTGTACGATATCAGGCACAAAAAGCCGACAATGGATCTTCGTCCTGGCATTTTCTACAAGGGAATTGACAACTACTCGATCCGCGTTGGTTCAAAAGGGAAAAATGAAAAGTCACTTTACGATGTACTGATCTACGATCATACCGAGAACAAGGGCAACAATAAGGTGATTTTGGCCGATTCTGGCCGAATGGAATTTGAGGGCGACAGATACCTATTGCTCACTCTTTTCAGCGGTAAAAGCTACGAACAACAGGATAACCGTAGCCGAAATGAAATCACTTATCCGCACATGCGGAACGAGTTTCAGAAAGAAGTAATTCGTTTTGACATGTCCGAATTTTCGATGCGAAGGAGCAACGAGGAGATTTTCAAGGATAATTACAAGATGCAGAGTCTTGGTCAGCTAACCGAGAACATCGACACACTTAAGCAGAACCTTGTGGAACGCAAGGTTAATTTTTACACCAATATCAAACGGAACTTCAAATACATTCAAACGGACAGCGTTGCGGTAAGCTCGAAAGTGAAACCTTATAATTCCGCGCTTTCCATGTTCAATCAAGCACAACATGTACGAATTGTGGAAGCTGCTTTGAACATGGCCCGAAGCACGCGCTCATATGCTCATTCCGCCAAGGAAGACATTGAGGCAAGAACTACGCGTGTCAATCGCTATTGGATAGAAGTCCATCGCAAATTCACGCTTTCCATCGCGTGCCTCATTCTATTCTTCATTGGTGCTCCACTTGGAGCCATTATCCGAAAAGGCGGCCTGGGGCTTCCAACCGTCTTCGCCATTGTCTTCTTCCTTATTTATTACCTGCTTTCGATAACGGGCGAAAAATTCGCGAAAGAAGGAATGTGGACTGTTTTTGAAGGCATGTGGCTTTCTTCATTCGTGTTGCTTCCTGTTGGATTATTCCTGACCTACAAGGCAACCACCGATTCCAAAATATTTGAATGGGAATCGTACATCAAACCATTCAAGACGGCATTTGCTGCACTTTCCAGAAAAATCAATCCTAGTGAGAATACTTCAGGTCTGTCTTAA
- a CDS encoding glycosyltransferase family 2 protein, with translation MINGKKVVVVLPAYNAAQTLETTFNEIPFDIVDDVVLVDDASPDNTVDVGKKLGIKHIVKHEKNRGYGGNQKSCYAKALEIGADIIIMLHPDYQYTPKLIHSMSYMIANDVYPVVFGSRILGKGALIGGMPTYKYIANRFLTLTQNILIDQKLSEYHTGYRAFSKEVITAIDIEANSDDFVFDNQMASQIFMKGFQIGEVTCPTKYFEEASSINFSRSVTYGLGVLKTSLMHRLHMWGIAKFRIYQSPQNG, from the coding sequence ATGATAAACGGCAAAAAAGTAGTTGTAGTATTGCCCGCTTACAATGCGGCACAAACGCTGGAAACCACCTTCAATGAGATACCATTTGATATTGTTGATGATGTAGTTTTAGTGGATGATGCGAGTCCGGACAATACGGTTGACGTAGGGAAGAAGTTGGGAATCAAACATATAGTGAAGCACGAAAAAAATCGCGGATATGGCGGAAATCAGAAATCGTGTTATGCCAAAGCGTTAGAGATCGGGGCCGATATCATTATCATGTTGCATCCAGATTATCAGTACACGCCCAAACTCATTCATTCTATGAGTTATATGATTGCCAACGATGTTTATCCGGTGGTTTTCGGTTCTCGAATTCTAGGAAAAGGAGCGCTTATAGGAGGAATGCCAACTTACAAGTACATCGCTAATCGCTTTCTGACGCTCACGCAAAATATCCTTATCGACCAGAAACTATCGGAATACCACACTGGTTATCGAGCTTTCTCCAAAGAGGTGATCACAGCAATTGATATAGAAGCAAATTCTGACGATTTTGTATTTGATAATCAGATGGCAAGTCAGATTTTCATGAAAGGTTTTCAGATTGGGGAAGTAACCTGCCCGACCAAATATTTCGAAGAAGCGTCTTCCATCAATTTCAGTAGAAGCGTAACTTACGGTTTAGGTGTGCTCAAAACCTCCTTGATGCATCGCTTGCACATGTGGGGCATTGCCAAATTCAGAATTTACCAAAGTCCTCAGAACGGATAA
- a CDS encoding glycosyltransferase family 39 protein, whose protein sequence is MNWNKTSISFAVFLASILLFVPFLNGSHLFDWDEVNFAEAAREMLVTGEYSYVQINFKPFWEKPPFFIWLQAISMSVFGINEFAARLPNAICGALTLTALFNIGYSLVSKKFGLFWVLIYAGSILPQFYFRSGIIDPWFNLFIFLGIHQLILATRSELIERKRLVISALLVGLAVMTKGPTAVGLVGICAAVYFAVSFKQHRWKLIDGFIYLLIVMSIGFSWFLIEIARGHGYVIQEFIDYHIRLFSKSEAGHGQPFFYHPLVLLIGCFPMSFFFIFSWSKKSNAPTEVLHYKKWMTILFWVVLVVFSIVKTKIIHYSSLTYFPMSFLATWFIYESIESKMKFRVWQQIALLFFVAILGTAFILSGILDQVKVYLLPLLEDDSLAYGNFSQLVPDGFLDPLIGLFFLITAGISVIFINRNGKMIAALFGSTLITVTLLSVVIAPKIDHYTQTSLFDFYEQNAEAAYLQPLGFHSYAHLFYGKRTPIPVNTDDEVKWLIFEKVDKPVYFVCRSQDLQTTQGYFPHLVEMDRKGGYVILKRTDENYPF, encoded by the coding sequence ATGAATTGGAATAAGACTTCCATTTCGTTTGCGGTTTTCCTGGCCTCAATTCTACTTTTCGTTCCCTTTTTAAATGGCTCGCACCTTTTCGATTGGGACGAAGTAAATTTTGCTGAAGCCGCGCGCGAAATGCTCGTTACTGGAGAATACAGTTACGTTCAGATCAACTTCAAACCATTTTGGGAAAAGCCACCATTTTTCATCTGGTTGCAAGCCATAAGCATGTCCGTTTTCGGGATAAATGAATTTGCTGCAAGGTTGCCTAACGCCATTTGCGGAGCATTGACGCTTACTGCACTATTCAACATTGGTTATTCACTTGTCTCAAAGAAATTCGGTCTGTTTTGGGTGCTGATCTACGCGGGTTCCATTCTGCCACAATTCTATTTCCGTTCAGGAATCATCGATCCGTGGTTCAATCTGTTCATTTTTTTAGGCATTCACCAACTGATCTTAGCTACGCGATCGGAACTGATTGAAAGGAAAAGACTCGTCATTTCTGCATTACTTGTCGGTTTGGCTGTGATGACCAAAGGACCAACAGCAGTTGGATTGGTTGGAATTTGTGCAGCCGTCTATTTTGCTGTTTCATTCAAGCAACACAGATGGAAGTTGATTGATGGATTCATCTATCTCCTCATCGTGATGTCCATTGGTTTTTCGTGGTTCCTGATCGAAATCGCTCGAGGTCATGGCTACGTCATTCAGGAGTTCATCGATTATCATATTCGCTTGTTTTCTAAGAGCGAAGCTGGCCATGGTCAACCGTTTTTCTACCATCCTTTGGTGCTGCTCATCGGCTGCTTTCCAATGTCGTTTTTCTTCATTTTCAGTTGGAGCAAAAAGTCAAACGCACCAACAGAAGTTCTGCATTACAAAAAGTGGATGACCATCCTGTTTTGGGTCGTTCTGGTCGTGTTTTCAATCGTAAAAACCAAAATCATTCATTATTCATCGCTTACCTATTTCCCAATGTCGTTTCTGGCAACATGGTTCATTTATGAGTCGATAGAAAGCAAGATGAAATTCAGAGTCTGGCAGCAGATCGCACTCTTGTTTTTTGTGGCAATTCTAGGAACAGCTTTCATCCTTTCTGGAATCCTTGATCAAGTAAAAGTGTATCTTCTTCCGTTGCTTGAAGATGACAGCCTTGCCTATGGCAATTTCAGTCAATTGGTTCCTGACGGATTTCTCGACCCACTGATCGGGTTGTTTTTTCTGATAACAGCTGGCATTTCTGTCATTTTCATCAATAGAAATGGAAAAATGATTGCTGCGTTATTTGGTTCAACGCTCATAACGGTTACTCTGCTTTCTGTGGTCATCGCACCTAAAATTGACCATTACACTCAAACGTCTTTGTTCGATTTCTACGAACAAAATGCGGAGGCGGCATATCTACAGCCATTGGGATTTCATTCTTACGCACACCTATTTTATGGTAAACGAACTCCAATTCCTGTTAATACAGATGATGAGGTAAAGTGGTTGATCTTTGAAAAAGTAGATAAACCCGTGTATTTCGTGTGCCGAAGTCAAGATCTTCAAACTACGCAAGGCTACTTTCCACACTTAGTGGAAATGGATAGAAAAGGCGGATACGTGATTCTTAAACGAACAGACGAGAATTATCCGTTCTGA
- a CDS encoding phosphatase PAP2 family protein codes for MKLMKSVKETQSIALPFLVGLSIYSVFGVAVFLFYGKEGSHQFLNSHHRPYLDLIFKYLTHVGHGLVPVIVFHLLLLVRYSWAIGLGVSSLVMGIVVQTLKRSVFAGDHRPAMFFPEGGLPDIDGVVLMHNYSFPSGHSATAFCLCLMFAFFVKQKWATYFFLVLALLVAFSRVYISQHFIQDTVVGSWIGFFLAYLGYIFIVRYAEENPSSKLNKRLWPS; via the coding sequence ATGAAATTGATGAAATCCGTTAAGGAAACCCAATCCATTGCCCTCCCATTTTTGGTAGGGCTTTCTATTTATAGCGTTTTTGGCGTTGCCGTTTTTCTGTTTTATGGAAAAGAAGGATCTCATCAATTCCTAAACTCCCATCATAGACCATATCTAGATCTGATATTCAAGTATCTGACCCACGTTGGTCACGGACTTGTACCCGTGATCGTATTCCATCTTTTACTTCTCGTACGCTACTCTTGGGCTATTGGCCTAGGAGTTTCCAGTTTAGTGATGGGAATTGTGGTGCAAACCTTAAAGCGTTCCGTTTTTGCTGGTGATCATCGGCCAGCCATGTTTTTTCCAGAAGGAGGTTTACCTGATATTGATGGAGTTGTTCTCATGCATAACTACAGTTTTCCTTCTGGCCACAGTGCCACAGCGTTCTGTTTGTGCTTGATGTTTGCCTTTTTTGTAAAGCAAAAATGGGCCACATACTTTTTTCTAGTGCTGGCTTTGCTGGTAGCATTTTCAAGAGTTTACATTTCTCAGCATTTTATCCAAGACACGGTTGTTGGTTCTTGGATCGGTTTCTTCTTGGCTTATCTCGGCTACATTTTCATTGTTCGCTACGCGGAAGAAAATCCTTCATCCAAACTGAACAAGCGACTTTGGCCGTCATGA
- a CDS encoding SRPBCC domain-containing protein, producing the protein MKKIEAEYTVNSSPGVLYSRLSTASGLAEWFADDVTIDKDGLYHFNWDGEQEVAKLLSKKNLEYVKFHWTHMEEGTFLEFRLKTDPLTKDLALIVTFFAEEGDEDAARMLWDNQIEELLHILGS; encoded by the coding sequence ATGAAAAAGATTGAAGCTGAATACACGGTCAACTCTTCGCCCGGTGTATTATACAGTAGATTGAGCACTGCAAGTGGACTAGCTGAATGGTTTGCTGATGACGTAACAATCGACAAAGACGGATTATATCACTTCAACTGGGATGGCGAACAAGAAGTTGCCAAACTCCTAAGCAAGAAGAACTTAGAGTATGTAAAGTTCCATTGGACACACATGGAAGAAGGAACTTTTCTAGAATTCAGACTAAAAACCGATCCGCTTACCAAAGATCTGGCTTTGATCGTCACATTTTTTGCCGAAGAAGGCGATGAAGATGCCGCCCGAATGCTTTGGGACAATCAGATAGAAGAATTACTTCATATTTTGGGTAGCTGA
- a CDS encoding class I SAM-dependent methyltransferase, protein MKGPQSTPPYGRKNSIDLSLSVLLAQSGKSSHLTIVEVGTIRGMDEAHSNGWSTLAFAAFCKHVQAQGRCNATFYSIDVSENACSISRSVLDSYGLSSSANVVCENAHTWILRMNASQIDFLYVDGWDYHLGNERESEVETLKFVKAALPKLSDGALILFDDNFDGQFTGKGKLAIPYLLSEGWIQVAATDHQVLLVRNWIYS, encoded by the coding sequence ATGAAAGGACCGCAAAGCACACCTCCTTACGGACGGAAAAATTCCATTGACCTTTCCTTATCAGTCCTATTGGCGCAATCAGGCAAATCATCGCATCTCACCATAGTGGAAGTAGGAACGATCAGAGGTATGGACGAGGCTCACTCCAATGGATGGAGTACGCTGGCCTTTGCAGCCTTCTGCAAGCATGTTCAGGCTCAAGGTAGGTGCAATGCTACATTTTACAGTATTGATGTATCTGAAAATGCCTGTTCGATATCACGTTCAGTTCTGGATAGTTACGGGCTATCGTCAAGCGCTAATGTCGTGTGTGAAAACGCGCATACGTGGATACTTAGAATGAATGCTTCCCAAATAGATTTCCTTTATGTCGATGGGTGGGATTATCATCTGGGTAATGAACGAGAAAGTGAGGTGGAAACATTGAAATTCGTGAAGGCAGCTTTGCCCAAACTCAGTGATGGAGCTCTTATACTATTCGATGATAACTTTGACGGTCAATTCACTGGAAAGGGTAAGCTGGCTATTCCTTACCTGCTTTCTGAGGGGTGGATTCAAGTTGCAGCAACGGACCATCAGGTGCTACTTGTTCGAAATTGGATCTATTCTTAA
- a CDS encoding ankyrin repeat domain-containing protein: MLQIESGSIEVLKSHLENGGDPGWKCYDTRVGKSLGFWLELHNMVSSSRSYEMIVYYLKYDIPQTTKNDMLESFVATGDSELIELMVNHGCHVSIEARECLDRFVSDTFKRYTQLVKAGYDFNWQDDDGNTLLMLHSKCKSQETSVELVSILQFLITHGARTDIKNHDGKTAFDLAANPKVKDFLAQYE, encoded by the coding sequence ATGTTGCAAATCGAATCCGGGAGTATTGAAGTGCTTAAAAGCCACCTTGAAAATGGCGGTGACCCCGGTTGGAAATGCTATGATACGAGGGTAGGTAAGAGTCTTGGATTTTGGCTGGAACTCCATAACATGGTATCCTCGTCAAGGTCCTATGAAATGATAGTATACTATTTGAAATACGATATTCCCCAAACCACTAAGAATGACATGTTGGAGAGTTTCGTGGCAACTGGGGACAGCGAACTGATTGAATTAATGGTTAATCATGGATGTCATGTTTCGATTGAAGCACGTGAATGCTTGGATAGATTTGTTAGTGACACTTTTAAACGCTATACCCAACTTGTTAAAGCAGGGTATGACTTTAACTGGCAAGACGATGATGGCAATACTTTGCTGATGCTTCATTCCAAATGCAAGTCGCAAGAAACGTCAGTTGAACTTGTATCCATTCTACAATTTCTAATCACTCATGGAGCACGAACCGATATTAAAAATCATGACGGTAAAACGGCTTTTGATTTAGCTGCTAATCCGAAAGTGAAAGATTTTTTAGCGCAATATGAATAG